The genomic interval TACAAAAATAACAGTCGTACTCATCTTGAATGTCGACAAACTGCTTTAATGCACCGATGTAATTACCGATTGTGGGGATACCACTCGGTTGAATTCCTGAGAATAACGTTTTCATAATGAATAGCCTACTTTCTTTCATGTTTAATCGATACTCTTATTGTAACAGTATTTTCATCGTTTGTAAGTTATGATATGATGAACGTAATGAATGGATTGACAAAACTACTACTAAAGTCTGATTATTGAAATCATTGCATTATTTTGCATTTTTCTCATTTAATTTTAATGTTTTAGGTGTATAATAGTAACATAGCGTTAGAAACGAAAACGTAAAGATTTGAATTGTTTTAACACATATTGAGCAGTTAATCTTGAAACGTTAAATTACAATGAATTCATTTTCATTAAATTAGGAGAGTGAGATGTATGGTAACATTATTTACTTCACCAAGTTGCACATCTTGCCGTAAAGCGAAAGCATGGTTACAAGAACATGACATTCCGTATACGGAGCGAAATATTTTTTCTGAACATTTAACTTTAGATGAAATTAAACAAATTTTAAAAATGACTGAAGATGGAACGGACGAAATTATCTCAACACGTTCTAAAACTTACCAAAAATTAAACGTGGATATTGATGCCTTACCTCTTCAAGATTTATATGCGATTATTCAAAATAATCCTGGCATTTTACGTCGACCTATCATATTAGATGATAAACGGTTACAAGTGGGCTATAACGAAGATGAAATTCGTCGTTTCTTACCACGTAAAGTACGTACGTTCCAATTACAAGAAGCGCAACGTATGGTTGATTAAGCTTTCATCGTAATGAAGTCATATATTAAAGGACTAGAACTTTTGACGTTCTGGTCCTTTTTCTGTTTTTACCCATGCGGCGATCACGCTATAATGCTTACAATTAAAATGACTTGCTCCATAGACATTGTCATTGTACAGTTGAGGTATAAAATGAAGATGTTAAATGAACATGTCATAGGGGAGTTACAAAAAATGGTGTGATAAACAGATTGTGTTATACTTAATATATGGTATTCTTGAAAGATTGTATGATACAGACAAATAGATTGAGTTTTTGGAAGTTGTTTAATACAATAGGATTACTATTCATCGACTGTAAGGAGTGAGATGATATGAGAATAGAACGAATTGATGACATGACAGTGAAGCTTTTTATTACGTATACAGATATAGAAGCACGTGGATTCAAACGTGAAGATCTTTGGACGAACCGTAAACGCGGAGAAGAATTTTTCTGGTCAGTAATGGAAGAAGTCAACGAAGAAGAAGATTTTGTAGTTGAAGGGCCATTGTGGATTCAAGT from Staphylococcus sp. MI 10-1553 carries:
- the spxA gene encoding transcriptional regulator SpxA; this encodes MVTLFTSPSCTSCRKAKAWLQEHDIPYTERNIFSEHLTLDEIKQILKMTEDGTDEIISTRSKTYQKLNVDIDALPLQDLYAIIQNNPGILRRPIILDDKRLQVGYNEDEIRRFLPRKVRTFQLQEAQRMVD